From the genome of Hymenobacter cellulosilyticus, one region includes:
- a CDS encoding glycosyltransferase family 2 protein, with protein MDLSIVIPIYNEETNLPALNARVSAVLDALPMQTELIYVNDGSHDRSLEMIREMAARDPRIHYITFSRNFGHQIAITAGLDLSSGAAVVVMDGDLQDPPELIAELHAKLNEGYEVVYAKRRTRQGESAIKLLTAKVFYRLLARITSVNIPLDTGDFRIMSRKVVNALKQMPEQNKFIRGQIAWIGYRQTFLEFDRSERAGGVPGYTYSKLIGLAMDGITSFSDLPLRMATFSGFVVSGAAFLVMLYAIYARFFLLHSGTGWPSIMVSVLFLGGVQLMAVGVIGEYIARLGANSRQRPLYIIDDTDIPGAMPTESKSVERALRG; from the coding sequence GTGGATCTATCCATCGTCATTCCTATCTACAACGAGGAAACCAACCTGCCGGCCCTGAATGCGCGCGTCAGCGCTGTGCTCGATGCGCTGCCCATGCAAACCGAGCTGATCTACGTCAATGATGGTTCGCACGACCGGTCCCTGGAAATGATTCGGGAAATGGCCGCCCGGGACCCGCGCATTCACTACATCACCTTCAGCCGTAACTTCGGCCACCAGATTGCCATTACTGCCGGTCTGGATTTGTCGTCGGGTGCGGCTGTGGTCGTCATGGACGGCGACCTGCAGGACCCGCCGGAACTGATTGCGGAGCTGCACGCCAAGCTCAACGAAGGCTATGAGGTAGTGTACGCCAAGCGCCGTACCCGGCAGGGTGAAAGCGCTATTAAGCTGCTGACGGCCAAGGTGTTTTATCGTCTGCTGGCCCGCATTACCTCCGTAAACATCCCGCTCGATACAGGTGACTTCCGCATCATGAGCCGCAAGGTGGTAAATGCCCTGAAGCAGATGCCGGAGCAGAACAAGTTTATCCGGGGCCAGATTGCCTGGATTGGCTACCGCCAGACCTTCCTCGAATTTGACCGCTCGGAGCGGGCCGGCGGCGTACCCGGCTACACCTACAGCAAGCTTATCGGGCTGGCCATGGACGGCATCACCAGCTTCTCGGATCTGCCCCTGCGTATGGCTACGTTCAGCGGGTTTGTCGTGTCAGGAGCGGCTTTCCTGGTTATGCTCTACGCCATTTACGCCCGGTTCTTCCTGTTACATTCCGGGACGGGCTGGCCTTCTATCATGGTCAGCGTTCTGTTTTTGGGCGGCGTGCAGCTGATGGCCGTCGGGGTCATTGGTGAGTACATTGCCCGCCTTGGGGCCAACTCCCGGCAGCGCCCCTTGTACATCATCGACGACACTGATATTCCTGGTGCTATGCCCACCGAAAGCAAATCGGTAGAACGGGCGTTGCGCGGGTAG
- a CDS encoding class I SAM-dependent methyltransferase has protein sequence MNIEYELKYHQIEENYWWFQARRDMVFRLVQDLKLPKSAAILEIGCSGGPLMQRLAATGYTDLTGIDVSAAGIAVAQQRGIPNVSCMDGAHLDFPDNAFDLVIASDVLEHIQDEAQALREWMRVLRPGGQILIFVPAFSFLWGKHDVVNQHFRRYSAAQLTASIRGAGLLVKRSSYWNVGLFFPTAAVRLLNRWQPKPEASTEPLKDDFFATPPLLNTLLRGFITAENRLLQLVNAPVGVSVFALARKPQAA, from the coding sequence ATGAATATTGAATACGAACTGAAGTATCACCAGATTGAGGAAAATTACTGGTGGTTTCAGGCCCGGCGCGACATGGTGTTTCGTCTTGTTCAGGACCTGAAGCTGCCTAAGTCGGCCGCTATTCTGGAAATAGGCTGCTCGGGCGGCCCGCTGATGCAGCGCCTGGCTGCTACCGGCTACACCGACCTGACGGGTATCGACGTTAGCGCGGCGGGTATTGCCGTGGCCCAGCAGCGTGGCATTCCCAACGTTTCGTGCATGGACGGCGCCCACCTGGATTTCCCCGACAATGCCTTCGATCTGGTTATTGCTTCCGACGTGCTGGAGCATATTCAGGACGAGGCCCAGGCCCTGCGCGAGTGGATGCGGGTGCTGCGCCCCGGCGGCCAGATCCTGATCTTCGTGCCGGCTTTCTCTTTTTTGTGGGGCAAGCACGATGTGGTCAATCAGCATTTTCGGCGCTACAGCGCAGCCCAGCTCACGGCCAGTATCCGCGGAGCCGGCTTACTGGTTAAGCGCAGCTCGTACTGGAACGTGGGCTTGTTTTTCCCGACGGCGGCCGTGCGCCTGCTCAACCGGTGGCAGCCCAAGCCCGAAGCTTCAACCGAACCCCTGAAGGACGACTTCTTTGCCACGCCGCCGCTGCTTAATACCTTGCTGCGTGGTTTTATTACGGCCGAGAACCGGCTGCTCCAACTTGTCAATGCGCCCGTGGGCGTCAGCGTTTTTGCCCTGGCCCGCAAACCCCAGGCTGCCTAA
- a CDS encoding alpha/beta fold hydrolase: MSYITAGKDANGHDVKLHYTDQGQGNPIVLIHGWPASHEMWEYQLAELPKHGNRVIAYTRRGFGNSSKTWEGNEYDTLADDLKAVLDELDLQDVTLVGFSMGGGEVARYMSRHGGARVSRVAFVAAVTPFLLQTDDNPDGAPKENFDKMIEGLHKDRFDFLSTFGKQFFGVGTLSHPVSQATLDWMQAMCQIASPRATEQDVYAFAATDFRQDLQAIKVPALVIHGTSDETVPIKVSGQRMTQYVPHAQYIEYDGAPHGLFVTEKDRLNQDLLDFVGVHSAAGTSATGRQGF; the protein is encoded by the coding sequence ATGAGCTACATCACTGCCGGCAAGGATGCCAACGGCCACGACGTAAAACTTCATTATACCGACCAAGGACAGGGTAACCCCATCGTTCTGATTCACGGCTGGCCCGCCTCCCACGAAATGTGGGAATACCAGTTGGCGGAGTTGCCCAAGCACGGCAACCGCGTTATTGCCTACACCCGCCGCGGCTTCGGCAACTCATCCAAAACCTGGGAAGGCAACGAATATGATACCCTGGCCGACGACCTGAAGGCTGTGCTCGACGAGCTTGACCTGCAGGATGTAACCCTGGTAGGCTTCTCGATGGGCGGCGGGGAAGTGGCCCGCTACATGAGCCGCCACGGCGGTGCCCGGGTAAGCCGGGTAGCCTTTGTCGCGGCCGTGACGCCCTTTTTGCTGCAAACCGATGACAACCCCGATGGGGCGCCCAAGGAAAACTTCGACAAGATGATTGAGGGCCTGCACAAGGACCGGTTCGACTTCCTGTCCACCTTTGGCAAACAGTTCTTTGGCGTGGGCACCCTGAGCCACCCCGTGAGCCAGGCTACGCTGGACTGGATGCAGGCCATGTGCCAGATTGCCTCACCCCGGGCCACTGAGCAGGACGTGTACGCCTTTGCCGCCACCGATTTCCGCCAGGATCTGCAGGCCATTAAGGTTCCGGCATTGGTTATCCACGGCACCAGCGATGAAACGGTGCCGATTAAGGTAAGCGGGCAGCGCATGACCCAGTACGTGCCTCATGCCCAGTACATCGAATACGATGGGGCTCCCCACGGCTTGTTTGTTACGGAAAAGGACCGCCTCAACCAGGATCTGCTAGATTTTGTAGGGGTTCACTCCGCTGCTGGCACCTCGGCTACCGGTCGTCAAGGCTTCTAG
- a CDS encoding fatty acid desaturase family protein — translation MLLTSAFVLLYVHLVFFTPATGWALLECVLLGGVISAIGFNVMHDGAHGSFSSNKWLNHFAAFTLNILGGSSYMWNAKHNVVHHMYTNIEGADDDIDIRPWMRMSVGQPRHKLHRFQHLYFWFLYCMLYISWIFVMDYQKYFTKKIGDMPLKKMDTTDHLIFWGFKVLNLFLYIALPIYTVGFLGWLAGFAVTTCFAGLVLSLVFQLAHTVEHTAFPVPHEITGKMEDEWAIHQIKTTANFATDNKVISWLVGGLNFQVEHHLFPKISHVHYPAISKIIKQMCQEFNIEYIEYPKMRYAVASHVSFLRQMGRAA, via the coding sequence TTGTTGCTGACATCCGCCTTTGTGCTGCTGTACGTGCACCTGGTATTTTTTACACCCGCCACCGGATGGGCTCTGCTGGAGTGCGTGCTGCTGGGCGGCGTTATTTCCGCTATTGGCTTCAATGTAATGCACGACGGGGCCCATGGCTCGTTCAGCAGCAACAAGTGGCTCAACCACTTCGCCGCTTTTACCCTCAATATTTTGGGCGGTAGCAGCTATATGTGGAATGCCAAGCACAACGTAGTGCACCACATGTACACCAACATCGAAGGTGCCGACGACGACATTGACATCCGGCCCTGGATGCGCATGAGCGTAGGCCAGCCCCGCCACAAGCTGCACCGTTTTCAGCATTTATACTTCTGGTTTTTGTACTGCATGCTGTACATATCCTGGATTTTTGTGATGGACTACCAGAAGTATTTCACCAAGAAAATTGGGGATATGCCGCTGAAGAAGATGGACACCACTGACCACCTCATTTTTTGGGGCTTTAAGGTGCTAAACCTCTTTCTCTACATTGCTCTGCCTATTTACACGGTAGGCTTTCTGGGCTGGCTGGCCGGCTTTGCCGTTACTACCTGCTTTGCAGGTCTGGTACTGAGTCTGGTGTTTCAGCTGGCGCACACCGTGGAGCACACGGCTTTCCCGGTACCCCACGAAATAACCGGTAAAATGGAAGATGAGTGGGCTATTCACCAAATCAAGACGACGGCCAACTTTGCTACCGACAACAAAGTCATCAGCTGGCTGGTAGGCGGCTTGAATTTCCAGGTTGAGCACCACCTGTTTCCCAAGATTTCCCACGTGCACTACCCCGCCATCAGCAAGATCATCAAGCAGATGTGCCAGGAGTTCAATATCGAGTATATCGAGTACCCCAAGATGCGCTACGCTGTGGCTTCCCACGTGTCGTTTCTGCGGCAGATGGGCCGAGCCGCTTAG
- a CDS encoding fatty acid desaturase family protein has product MRADGAVGSAVGFNVMHDGSHGSFSKSKFVNQFAAFTLNVLGGSSFMWNMKHNLIHHMYTNVDGFDDDIDAQPWLRLSTTQPRHRFHKFQHLYFWFFYALLFIAWIFFMDYQKYFKGKIGEVPIKKMTATDQGVFWGFKALHLFLFMAMPIYLLGFWAWLAGFVVFATVVGFTMSIVFQLAHTVEHAAFPMPHETTNKLEDEWAIHQIKTTANFATDNKVISWLVGGLNFQVEHHLFPKISHVHYPEISKIIKQMCQEFGVTYNEYPKMRYAVASHVSFLRQMGRA; this is encoded by the coding sequence ATGCGCGCTGATGGGGCTGTAGGCTCGGCCGTGGGCTTCAACGTAATGCACGACGGCTCGCACGGCTCGTTCAGCAAGTCCAAGTTCGTGAATCAGTTTGCGGCCTTTACCCTCAACGTACTAGGCGGTAGCAGCTTTATGTGGAACATGAAGCATAACCTGATTCACCACATGTACACCAATGTGGACGGCTTCGACGACGACATCGACGCCCAGCCCTGGCTGCGCTTGAGCACCACGCAGCCCCGGCACCGCTTCCACAAGTTTCAGCACCTGTACTTCTGGTTTTTCTACGCCCTGCTCTTCATTGCCTGGATTTTCTTCATGGACTACCAGAAGTACTTCAAGGGCAAAATAGGGGAGGTGCCGATTAAGAAAATGACGGCCACCGACCAGGGCGTGTTCTGGGGTTTCAAGGCCCTGCACCTGTTCCTGTTTATGGCTATGCCTATTTACCTGCTCGGTTTTTGGGCTTGGCTGGCGGGCTTTGTGGTTTTCGCCACCGTGGTAGGTTTCACCATGAGCATCGTGTTTCAGCTGGCGCACACCGTGGAGCACGCAGCCTTCCCCATGCCCCACGAAACGACCAATAAGCTCGAAGACGAGTGGGCTATTCACCAGATCAAGACGACGGCCAACTTTGCTACCGATAACAAAGTCATCAGCTGGCTGGTAGGCGGCTTGAATTTCCAGGTCGAGCACCACTTGTTTCCCAAGATTTCGCACGTGCACTATCCTGAAATCAGCAAGATCATCAAGCAGATGTGCCAGGAGTTCGGGGTGACTTACAACGAGTACCCGAAGATGCGCTACGCGGTGGCTTCCCACGTGTCGTTTCTGCGGCAGATGGGCCGGGCATAA
- a CDS encoding HNH endonuclease gives MDQKVLVLNGDYTAITLCSVQKAFVLLFLDKAEMIAKSEHGVLRTISSAYPKPSIIRLQRYVRVPYKGIALSRHNIMKRDHFECQYCGSTKNLTLDHVLPRSRGGESSWTNLLTACARCNHAKGHRTPSEAGLTIRQVPKKPTLSGFLRLSAGTIDQNWHAYLTN, from the coding sequence ATGGACCAAAAAGTGCTAGTTCTCAATGGCGACTACACCGCCATTACGCTGTGCAGCGTGCAGAAGGCTTTTGTGCTACTCTTTCTCGACAAAGCCGAGATGATAGCCAAGTCGGAGCACGGGGTGCTGCGTACCATTTCTTCGGCTTATCCCAAGCCCAGCATTATTCGCCTGCAGCGCTACGTGCGGGTGCCGTACAAGGGCATTGCCCTGAGCCGGCACAACATCATGAAGCGGGACCATTTTGAGTGCCAATACTGCGGCTCCACCAAAAATCTGACCCTGGACCACGTGCTGCCCCGTTCGCGCGGCGGTGAGTCGTCGTGGACCAACCTGCTGACGGCCTGTGCCCGCTGCAACCACGCCAAGGGGCACCGTACACCGTCGGAAGCCGGGCTGACCATTAGGCAGGTTCCGAAGAAACCCACACTGTCGGGTTTCCTCAGGCTCAGTGCCGGCACCATCGACCAAAATTGGCATGCCTATTTAACCAACTAA
- a CDS encoding C40 family peptidase: MNHGICALSVVPVRAEPADKAEIVTQLIFGDCYTVLQTQGNWQQIRTTADNYVGWMDPKQHQPVTAEYLAAWSAQDHPRSLDVVQVVSNAQVRIPVTIGARLPFFDGMTLRLGEENYFYNGAATNPQNGHGLQGPIDKRLALLLKAGHIFLKAPYLWGGRSLFGIDCSGLVQQLYGLIGVQLPRDARQQIDHGRTVHFVSQTQPGDLAFFDNAEGNIVHVGLLLEDQQILHASGEVRIDPLDHNGIFNRQRQKYSHKLRLIKRILAD; the protein is encoded by the coding sequence GTGAACCACGGAATCTGCGCCCTGAGCGTCGTGCCGGTGCGGGCCGAGCCTGCGGATAAAGCCGAAATTGTTACGCAGCTGATTTTCGGCGACTGTTACACCGTGCTCCAAACCCAGGGTAATTGGCAGCAAATCCGGACCACGGCCGACAACTACGTGGGCTGGATGGACCCCAAGCAGCACCAGCCCGTGACGGCCGAGTACCTGGCCGCCTGGAGCGCCCAGGACCACCCCCGCAGCCTCGATGTGGTGCAAGTGGTGAGCAATGCCCAGGTCCGCATTCCAGTAACCATCGGGGCCCGGTTGCCCTTTTTCGACGGCATGACGTTGCGGCTGGGCGAGGAAAACTACTTCTATAACGGCGCCGCTACCAATCCCCAGAACGGCCACGGTCTGCAAGGGCCCATCGATAAGCGCCTGGCCCTACTGCTCAAGGCCGGTCATATCTTCCTCAAGGCGCCTTACCTGTGGGGCGGCCGCAGCCTGTTCGGTATCGACTGCTCGGGTCTGGTGCAGCAGCTCTACGGTCTGATCGGGGTACAGCTCCCCCGCGACGCCCGCCAGCAGATTGACCACGGCCGCACCGTGCACTTTGTGTCCCAGACCCAGCCCGGCGACCTGGCCTTTTTCGACAACGCCGAGGGCAACATCGTGCACGTGGGTTTGCTGCTCGAAGACCAGCAGATTCTGCACGCCAGCGGGGAAGTCCGCATCGACCCTTTGGATCATAACGGTATCTTCAACCGGCAGCGCCAGAAGTACTCCCACAAGCTCCGCCTCATCAAGCGGATTCTGGCCGACTAA
- the smpB gene encoding SsrA-binding protein SmpB: MLNRRASYEYSFLAKYDAGMMLQGTEIKSIREGNVNMQDGFCTFHPDGSLWVHNLSISQYTLGTYNNHEPKRERKLLLNKKELRQLANKTQEQGVTIIPVRLFVNDRGFAKLEIALAKGKKLFDKRDDIKAKDQKREMDRAREY; the protein is encoded by the coding sequence ATCCTGAACCGCCGCGCCAGCTACGAATACAGTTTCCTGGCCAAATACGACGCGGGCATGATGCTGCAGGGCACCGAAATCAAAAGCATCCGGGAAGGCAACGTGAACATGCAGGACGGCTTCTGCACCTTCCACCCCGACGGCTCGCTGTGGGTGCACAACCTGAGCATTTCGCAGTACACCCTGGGTACCTACAACAATCACGAGCCTAAGCGGGAGCGGAAGCTGCTGCTCAACAAAAAGGAGTTGCGCCAGCTCGCCAACAAAACCCAGGAGCAGGGCGTCACCATCATTCCCGTGCGCCTCTTCGTCAACGACCGGGGCTTTGCCAAGCTCGAAATTGCCTTGGCCAAGGGTAAAAAGCTCTTCGACAAGCGCGACGATATCAAGGCCAAAGACCAGAAGCGCGAAATGGACCGCGCCCGGGAATACTAG
- a CDS encoding DUF748 domain-containing protein, translated as MPRFVSITLKILLGLLLLLGLVVGGALIALRIPSVQTNLAHRAATILTKKLGQRVIVGRVDVRPFTRVVLEGVRVLDRQGGELFNIGKADADIELFSLFDPTHLHVGKLTLEEPRFAQITYANQPDSTNLSQFLAAVKRLIGPTDTTKVASKPFDFKIKAIALRNGRFVLDRRNVARAESYGRTIDYAHMYIDSIYGDVSQLWLRGDTIHAQIDGLRAVDTPSKTRLKELTANMTYGDKFWEFDGLDLRVGNSRLRPYIKFNYQHFLNFVDFNDSVKVTARLDSSRVYSDDIALFAPQPFIRDLKETVLISGEAKGYVTNFTTKNLDVVYGKNTRVRGNINVQGLPNLKESFVEMRLKPSVIDGRDIRRYIPASGWPYVARLGTVRLNGQFLGFYNDFVANGAFRTALGEVVSDVNIKFKTDPAYSTYEGQVKTTAFQLGKLLGDETMVRDITMNGRVEGVGFTPERARLKANASVQSIWLNGYRFRNITTNGQFSRQSFDGQLAVNDPNLQIDANGTIDLNKARQAFDVQARIRRADLQALGLTKQSVVVATTADVQFEGLKLDNLIGRAILRNSRLSFAGRTVPIDTFDVVSQRTGAQRRVTVRSEVLNLTAAGNFNFSTVARDVQTLLTEYQLNFESNDAAIANYYRRKQQRPIQDYQIALDLYLKQANPVLQLFVPSLTVSDFSRIDGSFRNGPTSIFSLAGHFNGIQYDSVRAVNTDFEFNTSKLPYQPEVLAQANITSERQVLPGLGNTEKFYVEGVWDQERINFSTSLAQTNTTNKAAINGSLVFLPQAVQIIFRQSGVNLLGKDWNIAADNSVIISGGGKEFNIQNFTLSNGPQSISAQGFLSTDPSKQLQLAVKDFDLTTLNSLTTQNLAGRVNAAGTISGVYGP; from the coding sequence GTGCCCCGGTTCGTCTCTATCACGCTTAAAATTCTGCTGGGCCTGCTCCTGTTGCTGGGGCTGGTGGTAGGTGGCGCGCTGATAGCCCTGCGAATTCCGAGCGTGCAAACCAACCTGGCCCACCGGGCGGCTACCATCCTGACCAAAAAGCTCGGGCAGCGCGTCATCGTGGGACGCGTGGACGTGCGCCCCTTTACCCGGGTGGTGCTGGAAGGCGTGCGGGTGCTAGACCGGCAGGGCGGCGAGTTGTTCAACATTGGCAAGGCCGACGCCGACATCGAGCTGTTTTCCCTTTTCGACCCCACTCACCTGCACGTAGGCAAGCTCACGCTGGAAGAGCCGCGCTTTGCGCAGATAACCTATGCCAACCAGCCCGACTCCACCAACCTGTCGCAGTTTCTGGCCGCCGTCAAGCGCCTGATTGGGCCCACCGACACGACCAAGGTTGCCAGCAAGCCGTTCGATTTTAAGATTAAGGCCATTGCCCTACGCAACGGCCGCTTCGTGCTGGACCGCCGCAACGTGGCCCGGGCCGAATCCTACGGGCGTACCATCGACTACGCCCACATGTACATCGACAGTATCTACGGCGACGTGAGCCAGCTGTGGCTGCGCGGCGACACGATTCACGCCCAGATTGACGGGCTGCGGGCCGTGGATACCCCGTCCAAAACCCGGCTGAAAGAGCTGACGGCCAACATGACTTACGGCGACAAGTTCTGGGAATTTGATGGCCTGGATTTGCGCGTGGGCAACAGCCGGCTGCGGCCCTACATCAAGTTCAACTACCAGCACTTCCTCAACTTCGTTGATTTTAACGACTCGGTGAAAGTCACGGCCCGGCTGGATTCGTCGCGGGTATACTCCGACGACATTGCCCTGTTTGCGCCCCAGCCCTTTATCCGGGACCTGAAGGAAACCGTGCTGATTTCGGGCGAGGCCAAGGGGTACGTAACCAACTTCACGACCAAGAACCTGGACGTGGTGTACGGCAAGAACACCCGGGTGCGGGGCAACATCAACGTGCAGGGCCTGCCCAACCTGAAGGAAAGCTTCGTGGAAATGCGCCTCAAGCCTTCGGTTATTGACGGGCGCGACATCCGGCGCTACATTCCGGCCTCGGGCTGGCCCTACGTGGCCCGCCTGGGCACGGTGCGCCTAAACGGGCAGTTTCTGGGCTTCTACAACGACTTCGTGGCCAACGGCGCCTTCCGCACGGCCCTGGGCGAGGTGGTATCCGACGTGAACATCAAGTTCAAGACGGACCCGGCTTATTCCACCTACGAAGGGCAGGTAAAGACCACAGCTTTCCAGCTGGGCAAGCTGCTCGGCGACGAAACCATGGTGCGCGACATCACCATGAACGGCCGGGTGGAAGGCGTAGGCTTCACGCCCGAACGGGCCCGACTCAAGGCCAACGCCAGCGTGCAGAGCATCTGGCTGAATGGCTACCGCTTCCGCAACATCACCACCAACGGGCAGTTCAGCCGCCAGTCGTTTGATGGTCAGCTGGCCGTGAATGACCCTAACCTGCAGATTGACGCCAACGGCACCATCGACCTGAACAAGGCCCGGCAGGCGTTTGACGTGCAAGCCCGGATCCGGCGCGCCGACCTGCAGGCCCTGGGTTTGACCAAGCAAAGCGTGGTGGTGGCAACTACCGCCGACGTGCAGTTTGAGGGCCTCAAGCTCGACAACCTCATTGGCCGGGCCATCCTGCGCAATTCCCGCCTGAGCTTTGCCGGCCGCACCGTGCCCATCGACACGTTCGACGTGGTGAGTCAGCGCACCGGAGCCCAGCGCCGCGTGACGGTCCGCTCGGAGGTGCTCAACCTTACGGCCGCCGGCAACTTCAACTTCAGCACCGTAGCCCGGGACGTGCAAACGCTGCTGACCGAGTACCAGCTCAACTTCGAAAGCAACGACGCGGCTATTGCCAACTACTACCGCCGCAAGCAGCAGCGCCCCATTCAGGATTACCAGATTGCCCTGGATTTGTACCTGAAGCAGGCCAACCCGGTGCTGCAGCTGTTTGTGCCCAGCCTCACCGTGTCGGACTTCTCCCGCATCGACGGCTCTTTCCGCAACGGGCCCACCTCGATTTTCTCCTTGGCCGGCCACTTCAACGGCATTCAGTACGACAGTGTGCGGGCCGTGAATACCGACTTTGAATTCAACACCAGCAAGCTGCCTTACCAGCCCGAAGTGCTGGCTCAGGCCAACATTACGTCCGAGCGGCAGGTGCTGCCTGGGCTGGGCAACACCGAGAAATTCTACGTGGAAGGCGTCTGGGACCAGGAGCGCATCAACTTTTCCACGTCCCTAGCCCAAACCAACACGACCAATAAGGCGGCCATCAATGGCTCCCTGGTTTTCTTGCCCCAGGCCGTGCAAATCATCTTCCGGCAGTCGGGCGTGAACCTGCTGGGCAAGGACTGGAATATTGCCGCTGACAACTCCGTCATTATCTCGGGCGGCGGCAAAGAGTTTAACATTCAGAACTTTACCCTGAGCAACGGCCCGCAGAGCATCAGTGCTCAAGGCTTTCTTTCTACCGACCCCAGCAAGCAGCTGCAACTGGCCGTCAAGGACTTCGACCTGACCACGCTCAATTCCCTGACCACGCAAAACCTGGCAGGCCGGGTG